The window TCACGTATGGCCTGAACGATTTTGCGGGCCTGAGCCTCGCGAGCCACTACGACCGTGCGTTCATCTGCAAGTCGATCCAGCAGGCGATTGCGCGTCATGAGCCGCGCTTGCAACGCGTGTCGGTGGAGCTGGAGCTCAACGAACAGTCGACCAACGCGCTGTATTTCGCGATCTCGGCGCTGCTCGTCGTGCATCCGGCCGAGGAGCCGGTCAGTTTTGACGCGATGCTGCAACCGTCGACGTTGCAGTATTCGGTGACGCGCGCGCGGGCGAAGCTCTGAGCACGCTCGAAAGGCAGTAACCAAGCCGTACCGGGGAACGATTGATGGAAGAATTGCTGCCTTACTACGAGCGCGAGCTGGCCTTCTTGCGGCGCGGCTCGCGCGATTTCGCCGATCGTTACCCGAAGATCGCCGCGCGCCTCGCGATCTCGGGCGAGCACTGCGAAGATCCGCACGTCGAGCGGATGATCGAATCGTTCGCGCTGCTCGGCGCGCGCATCAACAAGAAGCTCGACGACGACTACCCCGAATTCACCGAAGCACTGCTCGAAGTGCTTTACCCGCATTATCTGCGGCCGTTTCCGTCGTGCTCGATCGCGCAGTTCGGCGCGGCCGACGCGCACCAGCTGACCGAACCGGCCACGATCGAGCGCGGCACCGAGCTCAGAAGCCGCGCGCTGCGCGGCGTGCAGTGCCGCTTTCGCACCGCGTATGACGTGACGCTCGTGCCCATTCGCATCGCCGAGGCGCGCTGCGTGCCGATCTCGATGGCGCCGAGCGCCGCGCTGTTGCCGAACAACGCGACGGCGATCGTGTCGATCACGTTCGAATCGACCGCGCCGCAGCTCGACGTCGGCGCTTTGAAAGTGAACACGCTGCGCGCCCACCTGCACGGCGAGCAGTCGTTCATCGCGGCGCTCGCCGACAGCCTCTTCGTCAACGCCATGGCGACCTACGTCGAAGCCGACCGCAGCGGCCAATGGAAGCTGCTTCGCGCGGCGCCGCTCGCGCAAGCGGGTTTCGACGAGGCCGACGCGCTGATCGACTATCCGGCGAAATCGCACCCGGCGTATCGCCTGTTGACCGAATACTTCGCGTTTCCCGAGAAATTCAACTTCGTCGACTTCGACCTGGCGGCGATGACGCGTGCGAGCGGGCGATGCAAACGCCTCACGCTGC is drawn from Trinickia violacea and contains these coding sequences:
- the tssE gene encoding type VI secretion system baseplate subunit TssE, with product MKRFEPSFLDKLFDDEPHVPATATMRQLSLDELKSTVARDVEAILNTRIALTERELATLPECQRSVLTYGLNDFAGLSLASHYDRAFICKSIQQAIARHEPRLQRVSVELELNEQSTNALYFAISALLVVHPAEEPVSFDAMLQPSTLQYSVTRARAKL